One region of Bacillus zhangzhouensis genomic DNA includes:
- a CDS encoding D-alanyl-D-alanine carboxypeptidase, which produces MNSKMLKQLMVSILALTLIVTAFTPMSKAKAAEDPFSVNAKAAILIEASTGKILYSKNADQRLPIASMAKMMTEYLLLEAIAEGKVKWDQKYTPDDYVYEISQDRSLSNVPLRKDGSYTVKELYQATAIYSANAAAIGLAEVIAGSESKFVEKMNAKAKELGLTNYKFVNATGLENKDLHGQQPKGTGPDEESEVSAKDMALLAQHLIKDHPEILETASIAKTKFREGTDDEMDMPNWNFMLKGLVKEYKGVDGLKTGSTDSAGSSFTGTAKQGDMRVIAVILNAKGNLHTARFDVAKKLFDYAFKNFTMKEMYKKGQQIKGHENIEVNKGKDKEVPVVTKEAFSVPVKNGDEKSYKAKVNIEKKNLEAPIKKGTKVGMLTTSYSGDEKDYGYLNKDQSGVELVTKTGDEKANWFILAMRGVGGFFAGIWGGIVDTVKGWF; this is translated from the coding sequence TTGAACAGCAAGATGTTGAAACAGCTTATGGTCTCTATCCTTGCATTGACATTGATTGTTACAGCATTTACACCAATGTCCAAAGCAAAAGCTGCTGAAGATCCATTCAGTGTGAATGCGAAAGCAGCGATCCTTATTGAAGCTTCTACAGGTAAAATTCTTTATAGTAAAAACGCAGATCAAAGACTGCCTATTGCAAGTATGGCAAAAATGATGACAGAGTATCTATTACTAGAGGCGATTGCTGAAGGTAAAGTGAAATGGGATCAAAAGTATACGCCAGATGATTATGTATATGAAATTTCTCAGGACCGCAGCTTATCCAACGTTCCTTTGAGAAAAGATGGTTCGTATACAGTCAAAGAACTTTATCAAGCAACGGCTATTTATTCGGCAAATGCAGCAGCGATTGGTTTAGCAGAAGTGATCGCTGGATCAGAATCGAAATTTGTTGAAAAAATGAACGCAAAAGCGAAAGAACTTGGTTTAACAAACTACAAATTCGTAAATGCAACTGGTCTGGAAAATAAAGACTTACATGGCCAACAGCCAAAAGGTACAGGTCCTGATGAAGAAAGTGAAGTATCTGCAAAAGATATGGCATTGCTTGCACAGCATCTCATCAAAGACCATCCAGAAATTCTTGAAACAGCAAGTATTGCGAAAACAAAGTTCAGAGAAGGCACTGACGATGAAATGGACATGCCGAACTGGAACTTCATGCTGAAAGGACTTGTGAAGGAATATAAAGGTGTAGACGGTCTGAAAACAGGTTCTACAGATTCAGCCGGTTCTAGCTTCACAGGGACAGCAAAGCAAGGAGACATGCGTGTTATCGCAGTCATTCTAAATGCAAAAGGTAATCTTCATACAGCACGTTTCGATGTAGCGAAAAAACTATTTGACTATGCGTTTAAAAACTTTACCATGAAAGAAATGTACAAAAAAGGTCAACAAATCAAAGGACATGAAAACATCGAAGTTAATAAAGGCAAAGATAAAGAAGTACCTGTTGTGACGAAAGAAGCATTTTCTGTGCCAGTCAAAAATGGTGACGAAAAGAGCTATAAAGCAAAAGTTAATATTGAGAAAAAGAACCTAGAAGCTCCTATTAAAAAAGGAACGAAGGTTGGCATGCTGACGACTTCTTATTCTGGTGATGAGAAGGACTACGGCTATTTAAATAAAGACCAATCAGGTGTTGAGCTTGTGACAAAAACAGGCGATGAAAAAGCAAATTGGTTCATCCTTGCAATGCGCGGTGTAGGTGGTTTCTTCGCTGGCATTTGGGGCGGAATCGTTGACACAGTAAAGGGTTGGTTCTAA
- the pdxS gene encoding pyridoxal 5'-phosphate synthase lyase subunit PdxS, translating to MSKKGTERVKRGMAEMQKGGVIMDVVNAEQAKIAEEAGAVAVMALERVPADIRAAGGVARMADPRIVEEVKNAVTIPVMAKARIGHIVEARVLEALGVDYIDESEVLTPADEEFHLNKNEYTVPFVCGCRDLGEATRRIAEGASMLRTKGEPGTGNIVEAVRHMRKVNAQIRKVSAMSEDELMTEAKNLGAPYEVLLQIKRDGKLPVVNFAAGGVATPADAALMMQLGADGVFVGSGIFKSDNPAKFAKAIVEATTHFTDYRLIAELSKELGTAMKGIEISNLLPEERMQERGW from the coding sequence GTGAGCAAGAAGGGAACTGAACGAGTGAAACGTGGAATGGCAGAAATGCAAAAGGGCGGCGTCATTATGGATGTCGTCAATGCGGAGCAGGCAAAAATTGCAGAAGAAGCAGGTGCAGTGGCAGTCATGGCACTAGAACGAGTACCAGCTGATATCCGTGCAGCAGGCGGTGTTGCCCGTATGGCAGACCCAAGAATCGTAGAGGAAGTAAAAAATGCAGTAACGATTCCAGTCATGGCAAAAGCACGTATCGGCCACATCGTCGAGGCTCGTGTTCTTGAAGCACTTGGTGTTGATTATATCGATGAGAGTGAAGTGCTGACGCCCGCAGATGAGGAATTCCACTTAAATAAAAATGAATACACAGTACCTTTTGTCTGTGGATGCCGCGATTTAGGTGAGGCAACCCGCCGTATCGCAGAAGGAGCTTCTATGCTTCGTACAAAAGGAGAACCTGGGACAGGCAATATTGTAGAGGCTGTTCGTCATATGAGAAAGGTCAATGCTCAGATTCGTAAAGTATCGGCTATGAGTGAAGATGAACTGATGACAGAAGCCAAGAATCTTGGTGCGCCTTATGAAGTATTGCTGCAAATCAAAAGAGATGGCAAGTTGCCAGTTGTGAACTTTGCAGCAGGAGGCGTTGCAACACCAGCAGATGCTGCGTTAATGATGCAGCTTGGAGCAGACGGTGTATTTGTCGGATCTGGTATTTTCAAATCAGACAATCCAGCTAAATTTGCAAAAGCGATTGTTGAAGCAACGACTCATTTCACAGATTACCGTCTCATTGCAGAACTTTCAAAAGAGCTTGGAACAGCTATGAAAGGAATTGAAATTTCAAATCTACTGCCAGAAGAACGTATGCAAGAACGTGGCTGGTAA
- a CDS encoding PLP-dependent aminotransferase family protein, translating to MHIDIHRHSDTSLSNQIYFSIIDHIQSGLLQQGEKLPTVRDLAKQLNVSLVTAAKAYTRLKDDGYLTTVQGKGTFVNEQQERTEIPVPSSTSFDWQLSIPDYLPRSQFAQYHYVEEAINLSSSMIDPGLLPNRYLEKEMQYVLARHPQIMSKYGEIQGDLQLRQVIQSFLEKLDVPSTPENILVTSGSQQGLDLVARTFIGPDDVVVMEAPTYPGAIDVFMGRGARIITVPVEHEGMNMKQLQSICDKYKPKLIYTIPTFHSPTGASMSMKRRKQLLLLAQSIDCLIVEDDPYRELYFEKKPPAPIKSLDLDGHVIYLRGLSKTLAPGCRIGIITASGSIFNRLLAAKANNDLGSPLLTQKAILPFLTSKKMIDHTKKLRTALKVRRDLMMDVLTKHAPKDVTWQIPQGGLNLWLSFPSWVDTRALLHEARKHQITFLPGSVCYPGEPKQNYIRLSFSYVNEKALTEGVEKLCGIFQQALSTPQNQRQSLFF from the coding sequence ATGCATATTGATATCCATCGACACTCTGATACATCTCTTTCAAATCAAATTTACTTTTCAATTATTGATCACATTCAATCGGGTTTACTTCAGCAAGGAGAAAAGCTGCCAACTGTTCGTGATTTAGCTAAGCAGCTGAATGTAAGTCTTGTCACGGCAGCAAAGGCATACACCCGATTAAAGGACGACGGATATTTAACGACGGTGCAAGGTAAAGGAACTTTTGTGAATGAGCAACAAGAGCGGACTGAGATTCCGGTTCCATCATCTACTTCTTTCGATTGGCAGTTGTCGATTCCAGATTATTTACCACGGTCTCAATTCGCCCAGTATCACTATGTTGAAGAAGCCATTAACCTTTCTTCCTCTATGATCGATCCAGGGCTTCTGCCCAACCGGTATTTAGAAAAAGAAATGCAGTATGTGCTAGCAAGGCATCCCCAAATCATGTCGAAGTATGGTGAAATACAAGGTGATCTTCAGCTGCGACAGGTCATTCAGTCCTTTTTAGAAAAGTTGGATGTGCCGTCTACACCTGAAAATATCCTTGTAACAAGTGGTTCTCAGCAAGGGCTTGATTTGGTGGCACGTACGTTTATTGGGCCAGATGATGTGGTTGTCATGGAAGCACCGACCTATCCCGGGGCCATTGATGTCTTTATGGGCAGAGGAGCAAGAATCATTACCGTCCCTGTCGAACATGAAGGGATGAACATGAAGCAGCTTCAAAGCATTTGTGATAAATATAAACCGAAGCTCATCTATACGATCCCTACTTTCCACAGTCCGACAGGAGCCAGTATGTCGATGAAGCGCAGAAAACAGCTTCTCTTACTGGCTCAAAGCATTGATTGTCTCATTGTAGAAGATGACCCTTACCGTGAGCTTTATTTTGAAAAGAAGCCGCCGGCACCTATTAAAAGCCTGGATCTTGATGGACACGTTATTTATTTACGAGGATTAAGTAAAACACTGGCTCCAGGATGCAGAATAGGGATTATCACCGCTTCAGGTTCAATATTTAACCGTTTATTAGCTGCCAAGGCCAATAATGACTTAGGCAGCCCTCTCCTCACACAAAAGGCCATATTGCCGTTTCTGACATCGAAGAAAATGATTGATCATACGAAGAAGCTAAGAACCGCCTTGAAGGTGAGACGCGATTTGATGATGGATGTGTTAACGAAGCATGCACCGAAAGATGTAACGTGGCAAATTCCACAAGGCGGGCTCAATTTATGGCTTAGCTTTCCTTCCTGGGTCGATACACGAGCACTGCTGCATGAAGCACGTAAGCACCAAATTACCTTTCTGCCTGGCTCTGTCTGTTATCCTGGAGAGCCGAAACAGAATTATATCCGCCTTAGCTTTTCTTATGTGAATGAAAAAGCACTGACCGAGGGGGTGGAAAAGTTATGTGGTATTTTTCAGCAAGCCTTGTCCACTCCTCAAAATCAGAGGCAATCGCTCTTCTTTTAA
- a CDS encoding YaaC family protein — MKSSGWKDLKRFYSLETSQKFLFQQYEKRNIQDANQQSYKNCERFIYFLKHGHTFYEQAAIAPLELKPILLFYGMAQLLKACLLTVDPYYPSQTSVLAHGVTSRKRKKQHYRFSEDEVKIQRNGLCMHVLKHLFHLNGLEDERFTMIHLLSKIPEMSHILEFQKHPSTLVKVEKANGMMIQDHIPLLYNMSAERFIEYFEFHTSWKLKQREAKKLTFDVFLEENPALAIHLHYDLEIDQWFIPSTRDAFLGIPEIISHYLLMYNLSMIARYETEWWYELLSQYISDDYVMIERYMEIAEEKFPAYIMMLLEEKTKKTSSKWN, encoded by the coding sequence ATGAAAAGTTCAGGATGGAAGGATTTAAAACGTTTTTACTCGCTCGAAACCTCCCAAAAGTTTCTATTTCAACAATATGAGAAACGAAACATTCAAGATGCAAACCAGCAATCCTATAAAAACTGTGAACGATTTATTTACTTTCTAAAACATGGCCACACGTTTTATGAACAGGCAGCGATCGCACCTCTAGAACTAAAACCCATTTTATTGTTTTATGGAATGGCGCAACTGCTAAAAGCATGTTTGCTGACAGTTGATCCCTATTATCCTTCTCAAACCTCTGTTTTAGCTCACGGCGTAACATCGAGAAAGAGAAAGAAACAGCATTACCGTTTTAGTGAAGATGAAGTGAAAATCCAAAGAAATGGGCTATGTATGCATGTGTTAAAACATCTATTTCATTTAAATGGTCTTGAAGATGAGCGATTTACGATGATCCATCTCCTGTCCAAAATACCTGAAATGAGTCATATTCTTGAGTTTCAAAAGCATCCCTCGACATTAGTTAAAGTGGAAAAGGCTAATGGAATGATGATTCAAGATCATATTCCATTACTCTATAACATGTCTGCTGAACGCTTTATTGAATACTTTGAGTTCCATACAAGCTGGAAACTCAAACAGAGAGAGGCTAAAAAATTGACGTTTGATGTATTTCTTGAAGAAAACCCAGCACTTGCTATTCATCTTCATTATGATTTAGAAATAGATCAATGGTTTATACCGTCAACACGAGATGCTTTTCTAGGGATTCCTGAGATCATCAGCCATTACTTATTGATGTATAACCTTAGTATGATTGCCCGCTACGAAACAGAATGGTGGTACGAGCTGCTGTCTCAATACATTAGCGATGATTACGTCATGATTGAACGCTACATGGAGATTGCAGAAGAGAAGTTCCCAGCTTACATCATGATGTTGCTAGAAGAAAAAACAAAAAAGACCAGTTCCAAATGGAACTGA
- the guaB gene encoding IMP dehydrogenase, producing MWESKFSKEGLTFDDVLLVPAKSEVLPRDVDLSVELTSTLKLNIPIISAGMDTVTESQMAIAMARQGGLGIIHKNMSIEQQAEQVDKVKRSERGVITNPFFLTPEHQVFDAEHLMGKYRISGVPIVNNEQDQKLVGIITNRDLRFISDYSMKISDVMTKEELVTASVGTTLEEAEKILQQYKIEKLPLLDDEGTLKGLITIKDIEKVIEFPNSSKDAHGRLIVGAAVGVTGDTMTRVKKLVEANVDVIVIDTAHGHSQGVLNTVSKIRETYPSLNIIAGNVATAEATKALFEAGADIVKVGIGPGSICTTRVVAGVGVPQITAIYDCATEARKHGKAIIADGGIKYSGDIVKALASGGHAVMLGSLLAGTSESPGETEIFQGRRFKVYRGMGSVAAMEKGSKDRYFQEDNKKFVPEGIEGRTPYKGPVVDTVYQLVGGIRSGMGYCGTQDLRTLREEAQFIRMTGAGLRESHPHDVQITKESPNYTIS from the coding sequence ATGTGGGAAAGTAAATTTTCAAAAGAAGGATTGACGTTTGACGATGTTTTGCTTGTTCCAGCAAAGTCTGAAGTACTTCCGCGTGATGTCGATTTATCAGTGGAGCTAACAAGCACATTAAAGCTAAACATTCCAATTATCAGTGCGGGAATGGACACAGTGACGGAATCACAAATGGCCATTGCAATGGCACGTCAAGGTGGTCTTGGTATTATTCATAAGAACATGTCCATTGAACAGCAAGCAGAACAGGTGGATAAAGTAAAACGTTCAGAGCGCGGCGTTATTACAAATCCATTCTTCTTAACACCAGAGCATCAAGTATTTGATGCAGAGCATTTAATGGGTAAATACCGTATTTCAGGTGTGCCGATTGTCAACAACGAACAAGACCAAAAGCTTGTTGGTATTATTACGAACCGTGACCTTCGTTTTATTTCGGATTATTCAATGAAGATTAGCGACGTGATGACTAAAGAGGAACTTGTGACAGCTTCTGTTGGTACAACATTAGAAGAAGCTGAAAAAATCCTACAGCAATACAAGATTGAAAAATTACCTCTTTTAGATGACGAAGGAACGTTAAAAGGTCTTATCACAATCAAAGATATTGAAAAAGTGATTGAATTCCCTAACTCCTCTAAAGATGCACATGGCCGTTTAATTGTTGGTGCTGCTGTTGGCGTGACTGGCGACACAATGACACGTGTGAAAAAATTAGTCGAAGCCAATGTGGATGTTATTGTCATTGATACAGCACATGGTCATTCTCAAGGTGTTCTAAACACTGTATCGAAAATCCGTGAAACGTATCCTTCTCTTAACATCATTGCTGGTAATGTTGCAACAGCTGAAGCAACAAAAGCATTGTTTGAAGCAGGAGCAGATATTGTGAAAGTCGGTATCGGACCAGGATCTATATGTACAACACGTGTTGTTGCAGGTGTCGGTGTACCACAAATCACAGCCATCTATGACTGTGCAACAGAAGCAAGAAAACATGGTAAAGCTATTATTGCAGATGGTGGAATTAAATATTCAGGTGATATCGTGAAAGCACTAGCATCTGGCGGACATGCTGTTATGCTGGGCAGCCTTCTAGCTGGTACATCTGAAAGCCCAGGAGAAACAGAAATTTTCCAAGGTAGACGCTTCAAAGTTTATCGTGGTATGGGTTCTGTCGCTGCAATGGAAAAAGGAAGTAAAGATCGTTACTTCCAAGAAGACAATAAAAAATTCGTTCCTGAAGGGATCGAAGGCCGTACACCATACAAAGGGCCAGTCGTTGATACAGTGTATCAACTAGTTGGCGGTATTCGTTCTGGTATGGGCTATTGTGGAACACAGGATTTACGCACTCTTAGAGAAGAAGCACAGTTCATTCGTATGACAGGCGCAGGACTTCGTGAGAGCCATCCACATGATGTACAAATTACAAAAGAATCACCAAACTACACAATTTCTTGA
- the pdxT gene encoding pyridoxal 5'-phosphate synthase glutaminase subunit PdxT, translating to MLTIGVLGLQGAVREHIQSIEACGKEGKIIKRVEELKSVDGLIIPGGESTTMRRLMDTYQFIDPIKAFAAQGKPIFGTCAGLIMLAKHIEDREDAHLGLFNVSVARNSFGRQVDSFEADLEVKGLDAPFTGVFIRAPHIISADDDVEIMAEYDGRIVMAKENNILGCSFHPELTDDHRLTQLFVDMVKTYKTKLAV from the coding sequence ATGCTGACAATTGGTGTACTAGGGCTTCAAGGAGCGGTGAGAGAGCATATTCAATCGATTGAAGCCTGTGGCAAAGAAGGAAAGATCATCAAACGAGTAGAAGAGCTAAAATCCGTTGACGGTTTGATTATCCCTGGTGGAGAAAGTACAACGATGAGAAGACTCATGGATACGTACCAATTCATTGACCCGATCAAAGCGTTCGCTGCTCAAGGGAAGCCGATTTTCGGGACATGTGCCGGTTTGATTATGCTGGCAAAGCATATCGAAGATCGAGAAGATGCTCATCTTGGACTGTTCAATGTATCTGTTGCACGTAACTCTTTTGGCAGACAGGTAGACAGCTTTGAAGCAGATTTAGAAGTAAAAGGACTGGATGCGCCGTTTACTGGGGTATTTATCCGTGCGCCTCATATCATCAGCGCAGATGATGACGTAGAAATCATGGCTGAATATGATGGCAGGATTGTGATGGCGAAAGAAAACAATATCTTAGGCTGCTCTTTTCATCCGGAGCTGACAGACGATCACCGGTTAACGCAGCTGTTTGTTGACATGGTGAAGACCTACAAAACGAAGCTTGCTGTATAA